A window from Leptothermofonsia sichuanensis E412 encodes these proteins:
- a CDS encoding DUF3747 domain-containing protein: MLVEFLSCKVGFLRALATPAGRQPKKRFLFQTGVIDMTRLLHPQGVQSQEIKSQRVKNLGVQAMAVLGVACLGIMAASNAAIARVFGQKEVDQNSFVAIAAPYGGGSAYQLLVLEQLTSARPCWRESGANPVIVDPLLLEFDFTGICGRSTDSNGYSVRMAGRDFGLVYSLNVVRRENDLVLIATNLRDRDATVLEVGRTNGIPAAGQFAKIQLSPGWRLTKRTQDNRELGHVYLTSNNLPPEITLSAFADTQSHWARDYIDALAARGIVSGFSEDGTFRPDDPVTRVQFAAIVNKAFATLPPKRERRGASFKDVAPNFWGTAAIETAYAIGFMSGYPDDTFKPNQNIPRLEVLVALSSGLNYSSTGGDVLSYYHDAGQIPDWASGAIAAATEKKVVVNYPRVHELNPNRTATRADVAAFVYQALVNAGQMPVIPSPYVVAATPGNASPTPAASPTPPLMERPTAPVSPAIPDPELAPVPADPVPVYETPSPATSNGIVVPTSPATP; encoded by the coding sequence ATGTTGGTTGAATTTCTGTCATGTAAGGTAGGATTTTTGCGGGCACTGGCAACGCCTGCCGGTCGTCAACCAAAGAAACGATTTTTATTTCAGACAGGGGTGATAGATATGACCAGGCTCCTCCATCCTCAGGGAGTTCAATCTCAAGAAATTAAATCTCAGAGAGTTAAAAATCTGGGAGTTCAAGCCATGGCGGTTCTGGGAGTTGCCTGCCTGGGAATAATGGCGGCTTCAAATGCCGCGATCGCCAGAGTTTTTGGGCAAAAGGAAGTTGATCAGAACAGCTTTGTGGCGATCGCAGCCCCCTATGGTGGTGGTAGTGCCTACCAGCTTCTTGTCCTAGAGCAACTGACCAGTGCGCGCCCCTGCTGGCGTGAAAGTGGAGCCAACCCGGTCATTGTCGATCCGCTGCTGCTGGAATTTGACTTTACGGGAATTTGTGGACGCAGTACGGACAGTAACGGTTATTCTGTTCGGATGGCAGGGCGGGATTTTGGCCTGGTCTATAGCCTTAACGTTGTTCGACGGGAAAATGATCTGGTGTTGATTGCAACTAACCTGAGAGATCGGGATGCAACTGTACTGGAGGTTGGCAGAACCAATGGAATTCCTGCCGCTGGACAGTTTGCCAAAATCCAGTTAAGTCCAGGCTGGCGGTTGACCAAACGAACCCAGGACAACAGAGAACTGGGGCATGTTTACCTGACCAGCAATAACCTCCCACCCGAAATCACCCTCTCTGCCTTTGCGGATACCCAGTCCCACTGGGCACGAGATTACATTGATGCCCTTGCGGCAAGAGGGATTGTGAGCGGCTTTTCAGAGGATGGGACGTTTCGCCCGGATGATCCGGTAACGCGGGTCCAGTTCGCGGCAATTGTCAACAAAGCCTTTGCTACCTTGCCCCCGAAGCGTGAACGGAGGGGGGCATCCTTCAAGGATGTCGCCCCCAACTTTTGGGGGACGGCAGCAATTGAGACCGCCTATGCGATTGGATTTATGTCTGGCTATCCCGATGACACCTTCAAGCCCAACCAGAATATTCCCCGGTTAGAAGTACTGGTTGCCCTATCCAGTGGGTTAAATTACAGCAGTACGGGCGGGGATGTGCTGTCCTATTACCACGATGCTGGTCAAATCCCTGACTGGGCAAGCGGGGCGATCGCAGCCGCAACTGAGAAAAAAGTAGTGGTTAATTATCCGCGTGTGCACGAGCTGAATCCCAATCGCACTGCTACCCGCGCCGATGTTGCTGCCTTTGTCTATCAAGCTCTGGTCAATGCGGGGCAAATGCCAGTCATCCCGTCTCCCTACGTTGTTGCAGCAACTCCCGGAAACGCTTCCCCAACTCCTGCCGCTTCCCCCACGCCACCCTTGATGGAGCGCCCCACCGCCCCTGTCAGTCCCGCGATTCCAGACCCCGAACTGGCTCCGGTACCTGCCGATCCAGTTCCGGTCTATGAAACTCCCAGCCCGGCTACTTCCAATGGGATAGTGGTACCCACCTCTCCAGCAACCCCTTAG
- the gatC gene encoding Asp-tRNA(Asn)/Glu-tRNA(Gln) amidotransferase subunit GatC, with protein MNCDSQFMRLFSTISRQSPIIPKTMLDRAQVHKVAHLARLELTPEEEEQFTTQLSDILQYFEQLSELDTSDVPPTTRAIDVSNVTRADVLQPYPDREAILDCAPDRDGDFFKVPKIINPE; from the coding sequence ATGAATTGCGACTCTCAATTCATGCGGCTATTCAGCACCATCTCCAGACAGTCACCCATCATCCCCAAGACAATGCTTGATCGTGCTCAGGTTCATAAAGTTGCCCATCTCGCCCGGTTAGAACTGACACCTGAAGAAGAGGAACAGTTCACCACTCAATTAAGTGACATTTTGCAGTACTTTGAGCAATTGAGCGAGTTGGATACCAGTGATGTACCACCTACTACCAGGGCGATCGATGTCAGTAATGTGACTCGTGCAGATGTGCTTCAGCCCTATCCAGATCGGGAAGCGATTCTGGATTGTGCCCCTGACCGGGATGGTGACTTCTTTAAGGTTCCTAAGATTATCAATCCAGAGTAG
- a CDS encoding photosystem I assembly protein Ycf3 — translation MPRTQRNDNFIDKSFTVMADIILKILPANQKAKEAFAYYRDGMSAQADGEYAEALENYEEALRLEEDPYDRSYILYNMGLIHASNGEHEVALDLYHQALDLNPRMPQALNNVAVIFHYLGEREKEAGNDDEAEAFFTKAADYWKRAIRLAPNNYIEAQNWLKTTGRSQMDVYF, via the coding sequence ATGCCAAGAACACAACGGAACGATAATTTCATTGACAAGAGCTTTACTGTCATGGCAGACATCATCCTCAAGATTCTGCCTGCTAACCAGAAAGCGAAGGAAGCCTTTGCTTACTATCGTGATGGCATGTCTGCCCAGGCAGATGGGGAATATGCAGAAGCCCTGGAAAACTATGAGGAAGCCCTGAGGCTGGAAGAGGATCCCTACGATCGCAGCTATATTCTCTACAATATGGGGCTGATCCATGCCAGCAATGGGGAGCATGAGGTTGCTCTGGATCTGTATCATCAGGCGCTGGATTTGAATCCCAGAATGCCCCAGGCATTGAATAATGTGGCAGTTATTTTTCATTACCTGGGAGAACGGGAGAAAGAAGCGGGCAACGACGACGAAGCGGAAGCCTTTTTTACCAAAGCTGCTGATTACTGGAAACGGGCAATTCGTCTTGCCCCCAACAACTACATTGAGGCTCAGAACTGGCTCAAGACAACGGGACGGTCTCAAATGGATGTTTATTTTTAA